The following are encoded in a window of Candidatus Obscuribacterales bacterium genomic DNA:
- a CDS encoding Pvc16 family protein, with amino-acid sequence DAGSDRHINSGASVFLYRTLPNLSHRTPQGNLLTDGQQHLHKLPLDLYLLITIWGNSPSTQNRLVGWVVRTLEDYPLIPASVLNIGSNTAIFASHEAVELLLSEMDGEELLQLWDTLGNGDVRYQITIPYLVRNLLLDSRRTIATGEPVQTRTGDMNWFDGVPL; translated from the coding sequence CGGACGCAGGATCTGATCGTCATATTAATTCTGGGGCATCCGTATTTCTCTACCGCACTTTACCTAACTTGTCCCATCGCACTCCCCAGGGAAATCTACTGACAGATGGTCAACAACATCTTCATAAACTGCCCCTAGATCTCTACCTACTAATCACTATTTGGGGCAATAGTCCCAGTACGCAAAACCGTTTAGTTGGCTGGGTTGTGCGTACGTTAGAAGATTATCCATTGATTCCAGCATCGGTGCTGAATATTGGCAGCAATACAGCAATTTTTGCGTCCCATGAGGCCGTAGAACTTCTGCTGAGTGAAATGGATGGCGAAGAACTTTTGCAGCTTTGGGATACGCTGGGCAATGGTGATGTGCGTTACCAAATTACAATTCCTTACCTAGTTCGCAACTTGCTGCTGGATTCCCGTCGAACGATCGCGACGGGTGAGCCCGTGCAAACGCGAACAGGCGACATGAACTGGTTTGATGGGGTGCCCTTATGA